Proteins from one Pyrobaculum neutrophilum V24Sta genomic window:
- a CDS encoding ORC1-type DNA replication protein produces the protein MGIIANEAVFSPSYVPDRLPHREQQLQQLDTLFGGWLRSPGNHYPRATLLGRPGTGKTVTLRKLWELRRGEAAARFVYINGFLFRNFTTIVGEIAKSLNIPFPRRGLSRDEFLALLVEHLRERDIYVFLVLDDAFNFAPDILSTFIRLGQETDKLGSFRIALAAVGHSDTILNNLDPSTRGIMGKYVVRFTPYTKDQIFDILLERARAGLADGSYSEEILQMIADITGAQSPLDTNRGDARLAIDILYRAAHLAQQSGRRQITPEDVRRSSKEVLFGVSEEVLVGLPLHEKLFLLAVVRTLKTTRAPYVSFGDAEEVYKMICEEYGEKPRVHSQLWTYLGDLRERGIIETRQNKKGEGMRGRTTLISIGTEPLDTLEAVLTKMINEELK, from the coding sequence ATGGGCATTATCGCCAACGAAGCCGTATTTTCGCCCAGCTATGTCCCCGACAGACTCCCCCACAGGGAGCAACAGCTACAGCAGCTCGACACGTTGTTTGGCGGATGGCTGAGGAGCCCCGGCAACCACTACCCAAGAGCTACCCTCCTCGGCAGGCCGGGCACCGGCAAAACAGTCACCTTGCGCAAGCTGTGGGAGCTCCGCAGAGGCGAGGCGGCGGCGCGGTTTGTCTACATCAACGGCTTTCTATTCCGCAACTTCACAACCATCGTAGGCGAGATAGCCAAGTCGCTGAATATACCCTTCCCGAGGCGGGGCCTCAGCCGCGACGAGTTCCTGGCCCTCCTCGTTGAACACCTCCGCGAGAGGGACATCTACGTTTTTCTAGTTCTAGACGACGCCTTCAACTTCGCGCCAGACATACTCTCGACTTTTATCAGACTTGGGCAAGAGACCGACAAGCTCGGGTCTTTTCGAATAGCCCTCGCCGCCGTGGGCCACAGCGATACGATCCTCAACAACCTGGACCCGTCCACCAGAGGCATCATGGGGAAATACGTCGTGCGTTTTACGCCATATACAAAAGACCAGATCTTCGACATATTGCTCGAGAGGGCGCGGGCGGGGCTCGCAGACGGGTCCTACAGCGAGGAGATACTCCAGATGATCGCGGATATAACCGGGGCGCAGAGTCCGCTTGATACAAACAGGGGAGACGCCCGGCTCGCGATAGACATTTTATACAGAGCAGCCCACCTTGCTCAACAAAGCGGCAGGAGACAGATAACGCCAGAGGACGTCAGAAGATCATCCAAGGAGGTCCTATTCGGCGTCTCGGAGGAGGTGCTCGTGGGCCTCCCCCTCCACGAGAAGCTCTTCCTACTGGCGGTCGTCAGAACGCTTAAGACCACCCGCGCCCCATACGTCTCCTTCGGCGACGCCGAGGAGGTGTACAAGATGATATGTGAAGAATATGGAGAGAAGCCCAGGGTACACAGCCAGCTGTGGACCTACCTAGGGGATCTACGGGAGAGGGGCATAATCGAGACGCGGCAGAACAAAAAAGGCGAGGGCATGAGGGGCCGCACGACGCTAATATCCATAGGGACGGAGCCTCTGGACACGCTAGAGGCCGTCCTCACCAAGATGATAAACGAGGAGCTTAAATGA
- a CDS encoding ArsR/SmtB family transcription factor, with translation MIELILGSPLRIRIVLTLWRFGELNATELAKRLGTNYRQLTAHIKTLAENGIVEERRIGRARLVKLRNTGFVEALAKALAEAEEALLRRASA, from the coding sequence ATGATAGAGCTCATTCTGGGCTCGCCCCTCCGCATACGTATCGTCCTAACCCTCTGGAGGTTTGGAGAGCTAAACGCCACAGAGCTCGCGAAGAGACTTGGGACAAACTACAGACAGCTGACGGCACACATCAAGACGCTGGCAGAAAACGGCATAGTGGAGGAGAGGCGTATAGGCAGGGCGAGACTTGTAAAACTGCGGAACACAGGGTTTGTGGAGGCCCTCGCGAAGGCCTTAGCCGAAGCCGAGGAGGCTCTGTTGAGGAGAGCCTCCGCTTAA
- a CDS encoding restriction endonuclease, which yields MGARFERYVVDLLPALGLTPKATRYKIYRDGVEVGEVDILAVDQNGNTYAVEVKAGKVDVSGVRQAYVNAKLIGAKPLVIARGYADENARQLAKELEVEVVLLPDYIFLSIDDLYTAFTNAFARFLATAVAVAAALDKREMDAVESCPDFQCLCEKVDCETFFRKLPREAKNYELLVSVVKAVRHLPALCGRL from the coding sequence GTGGGGGCTAGGTTCGAGCGATATGTCGTCGATCTACTCCCGGCTCTAGGCCTTACGCCCAAGGCCACCCGCTACAAGATATACCGCGACGGCGTTGAAGTGGGCGAGGTAGACATCCTCGCAGTTGACCAAAACGGCAACACCTACGCCGTAGAGGTAAAGGCGGGCAAGGTGGACGTCAGCGGCGTCAGGCAGGCGTACGTAAACGCAAAGCTAATAGGGGCCAAGCCCCTCGTCATCGCTAGAGGCTATGCCGACGAAAACGCGCGCCAGCTGGCCAAGGAGCTGGAGGTAGAAGTCGTCCTTCTGCCGGACTACATCTTCCTGTCTATAGACGACTTATACACGGCTTTCACCAACGCCTTTGCCCGCTTCCTAGCCACCGCAGTCGCCGTAGCAGCCGCCCTCGACAAACGCGAGATGGACGCCGTGGAGAGTTGCCCAGACTTCCAGTGCCTATGCGAGAAAGTGGACTGCGAGACATTCTTTAGGAAACTCCCAAGGGAGGCGAAGAACTACGAGCTACTTGTCTCCGTTGTGAAGGCGGTTAGACACCTCCCAGCGCTGTGTGGAAGGCTGTAG
- a CDS encoding S-methyl-5-thioribose-1-phosphate isomerase, which yields MEKLVEEVKRRFKPKIKPIEWRGDRLILLDQRRLPFETRYVEARTVAEVADAIRNMVVRGAPAIGITAAFGMVISLLESRPKTVQEALAVLASARDQLSKTRPTAVNLFWALDRMYNKAQALATSTTSVEELEAGLEKEAVAIFEEELEAEIRMGLYGAELLEDGDTVLTICNAGGLATGTGLGTATAPIYVANMLGKRVSVVAPETRPWQQGARLTVYELVQNGVNTTLIADTAVGLVMYRKLINLVMVGADRVLLDGHVYNKIGTLNEAVLAREFGIPFYVLAPTSTIDPRSRVEDVKIEERDPDEVRTARSEQGVVYVTMRDVPVYNPVFDVTPPKYITGIITERGIATQPLHKTLRRLLKS from the coding sequence ATGGAGAAGCTTGTAGAAGAGGTGAAGAGGAGGTTTAAGCCGAAGATAAAGCCAATAGAGTGGAGGGGCGATAGGCTGATCCTCCTCGACCAGAGGCGGCTGCCATTTGAGACGAGGTACGTCGAGGCGAGGACCGTGGCGGAAGTGGCGGACGCCATACGGAACATGGTGGTAAGAGGCGCGCCTGCCATAGGCATAACAGCCGCCTTCGGCATGGTTATATCTCTCCTGGAGTCGAGGCCCAAAACGGTGCAAGAGGCGCTGGCCGTGCTAGCCTCTGCAAGAGACCAACTCTCTAAGACAAGGCCGACAGCCGTTAACCTCTTCTGGGCGCTCGACCGCATGTACAACAAGGCCCAGGCCCTCGCCACATCTACAACATCGGTGGAAGAGCTCGAGGCTGGACTGGAGAAGGAGGCGGTGGCCATATTCGAAGAAGAGCTCGAGGCTGAGATAAGGATGGGTCTCTACGGCGCTGAGCTTCTGGAAGACGGCGACACTGTGTTGACCATTTGCAACGCCGGAGGGTTAGCCACAGGCACAGGGCTTGGCACAGCCACCGCCCCCATCTACGTGGCGAACATGTTGGGAAAACGAGTCTCCGTAGTAGCCCCAGAGACAAGGCCTTGGCAACAGGGGGCTAGGCTCACCGTCTACGAACTCGTCCAAAACGGCGTAAATACGACACTTATCGCGGACACAGCCGTAGGCCTCGTCATGTACCGCAAACTAATCAACCTAGTGATGGTAGGGGCCGACAGGGTGTTGCTAGACGGCCACGTCTACAACAAGATAGGCACCCTCAACGAGGCCGTGCTCGCGAGGGAATTCGGCATTCCGTTCTACGTATTAGCTCCAACGAGCACCATAGACCCGCGTAGCAGAGTAGAAGACGTCAAGATAGAGGAGAGAGATCCGGACGAGGTGCGCACCGCGAGGTCGGAACAGGGCGTGGTCTATGTAACCATGAGGGACGTCCCCGTCTACAACCCAGTCTTCGACGTCACCCCTCCGAAGTACATTACAGGCATAATAACGGAGCGGGGCATCGCGACGCAGCCGCTACATAAAACACTACGCCGTCTGTTGAAGAGCTAG
- a CDS encoding RsmB/NOP family class I SAM-dependent RNA methyltransferase → MNIHGIEIDDELYKHFLQFLSDSEIDALFLSITRPPRRYYIRVNTAKTTREELIGRLRARGVTAYPDERFDDALWMPVEGPFKIPTARKRVVVDKKAAESVMMGADLYAPGVVKTDHVRRGEEVNVVSDNGVVVAFGVAVSDSDEVMKTRRGLYIRVETSLYKTPKIRDLPEYRDGLFYSQSLPAIAVGHVAKRAGAATAVDLNAAPGGKATHLAQMDMRVVAFDRSWPKIERLKREVERLGLAGNIDVILHDSRYVDRDFPRLRADLALVDPPCTDIGVRPKIYHRVTMEMAKTLSRYQLQFLKTALKIASNVIYSTCTLTYIENEDVVKKSGAVPADVGLDVGGPGWGCPECRRFLPHVHDTPGFFIALLSRR, encoded by the coding sequence ATGAACATACATGGAATAGAGATCGACGACGAACTCTACAAGCATTTTCTCCAGTTTCTTTCCGACAGCGAGATAGACGCCCTATTTCTCTCAATCACGAGACCGCCAAGGCGGTACTACATAAGGGTGAACACGGCAAAAACCACGAGAGAGGAGCTCATCGGGCGGTTGAGAGCGCGCGGGGTGACTGCCTACCCAGACGAGCGCTTTGACGACGCCTTATGGATGCCGGTGGAGGGCCCCTTTAAGATACCCACCGCGAGGAAAAGGGTAGTGGTGGACAAGAAAGCCGCAGAAAGCGTTATGATGGGCGCCGACCTCTACGCCCCAGGCGTGGTAAAGACAGACCACGTGAGACGCGGAGAGGAGGTAAACGTGGTGTCGGACAACGGCGTTGTGGTAGCCTTCGGAGTCGCCGTTTCGGACAGCGACGAGGTGATGAAGACGCGGAGGGGGCTTTACATAAGGGTTGAGACGTCTCTGTATAAAACGCCCAAGATCCGAGATCTCCCAGAGTACAGAGACGGCCTCTTCTACAGCCAGAGCCTGCCCGCCATCGCCGTAGGCCACGTGGCGAAAAGAGCCGGCGCGGCCACCGCCGTGGATCTCAACGCGGCTCCCGGCGGCAAGGCAACCCACCTCGCCCAGATGGACATGCGGGTTGTGGCCTTTGACAGATCGTGGCCGAAGATCGAGAGGCTGAAGAGAGAAGTCGAGAGGCTGGGCCTAGCCGGCAACATAGACGTGATACTGCACGACAGTAGATACGTGGATAGGGACTTCCCCAGGCTCCGCGCCGACCTCGCCCTTGTGGATCCCCCCTGTACAGACATTGGGGTGAGGCCGAAGATATATCACAGGGTCACCATGGAGATGGCTAAAACGCTATCCCGCTACCAGCTACAGTTCCTCAAAACAGCCCTAAAGATCGCGTCAAACGTGATATACTCGACATGCACCCTGACTTACATAGAAAACGAAGATGTGGTGAAAAAGTCAGGCGCCGTACCGGCCGACGTTGGGTTAGACGTGGGAGGGCCCGGCTGGGGCTGTCCAGAGTGCAGACGGTTCCTTCCCCACGTACACGACACGCCGGGCTTCTTCATAGCGCTCCTCAGCCGCCGGTAG
- a CDS encoding TIGR00296 family protein — MAGALFKPYTIEEGAYLVKLARRAVEIFLKTGRVVEPEGPPARLLLDNYGVFTTIETAGERLELRGCIGYPEGYRNVAYATIHSAIGACCQDLRFPALRLEELPNVVFEVSVLSPLSLVTEDPRKYPEVVQVGRHGLVVRRGPYSGLLLPQVAVEECWDPVEFLIHTCVKAWLPGDCWLDKRTRLYVYEAQIFRETAPGGDVQERDLKAEAARCSPKTRR; from the coding sequence ATGGCTGGCGCACTCTTTAAGCCGTATACGATCGAGGAGGGGGCCTACCTAGTTAAACTGGCGAGGCGCGCAGTCGAGATCTTCCTAAAAACAGGCCGGGTTGTGGAGCCGGAGGGTCCGCCGGCCAGGCTACTGTTGGACAACTACGGGGTGTTTACGACCATAGAGACCGCCGGCGAGAGGCTGGAGCTCCGCGGCTGCATCGGGTACCCGGAGGGGTATAGAAACGTAGCCTACGCCACGATCCACAGCGCCATTGGCGCCTGTTGCCAAGACCTGAGGTTTCCAGCTCTACGCCTGGAGGAGCTCCCAAACGTCGTCTTCGAGGTATCTGTCCTAAGCCCGCTTAGCCTCGTGACGGAAGACCCGAGGAAATACCCAGAGGTGGTGCAGGTAGGCCGCCACGGCCTGGTGGTGAGGCGCGGCCCCTACTCCGGCCTCCTCCTCCCCCAGGTAGCCGTCGAAGAGTGCTGGGACCCTGTAGAGTTCTTGATACACACCTGCGTAAAGGCGTGGCTCCCCGGCGACTGTTGGCTAGACAAGAGGACGAGACTCTATGTCTACGAGGCCCAGATCTTCCGCGAGACGGCGCCAGGCGGCGATGTGCAAGAGCGGGATCTTAAGGCGGAGGCCGCTAGATGTAGTCCAAAAACTCGCCGATAA
- a CDS encoding V-type ATPase subunit has translation MKFAVSGAASAILRRPQLGPRVRGLRIRELPRDKLISLIYANSLEEFLNTLKTTPYAVTLDRLSRDNLGELRRELVKLYLDRVRSIYLSAGGDAKAVVLSSLKYFEYENIRNLAIAIKAGRNPEEYILWEPLEFTKRRHIIANLLGAKNVEEVGERLKAARHMAYKAFELATKYGEDKLSIFLDRQWIEDFSTTAPTGRDRSLATFVADIREYFNVLVAIRARIWGLAEELDELAVGAPTPLVTSAVKDPPAKFLENAGGTPWGKVLLDMVAEAPTLENISIAMDNIYPAYVKKLSDIYTARYSEFSLGALAAHLEYMRAEVMTLVRAAALLAEGVPTEKRRKVFEPLART, from the coding sequence ATGAAGTTCGCCGTATCCGGCGCCGCTTCGGCGATCTTACGCCGGCCGCAACTCGGGCCTAGGGTAAGGGGGTTGAGGATAAGGGAGCTTCCCCGGGACAAGCTCATTTCGTTGATCTACGCCAACTCGCTTGAGGAATTTCTAAACACGTTGAAGACCACCCCATACGCGGTAACGCTAGATAGGCTAAGTAGAGACAACCTCGGCGAGCTCAGGCGGGAGCTCGTAAAGCTGTACCTCGACAGAGTTAGATCGATCTACCTCAGCGCCGGCGGTGACGCAAAAGCCGTGGTGCTCTCCTCCCTCAAGTACTTCGAATACGAAAACATAAGGAACCTAGCCATCGCGATAAAGGCCGGTAGAAACCCGGAGGAGTACATACTATGGGAACCCCTCGAGTTCACAAAGAGGCGCCACATCATTGCAAACCTCCTCGGGGCGAAAAACGTGGAGGAGGTGGGCGAGCGGCTTAAGGCGGCTAGACACATGGCCTACAAGGCCTTCGAGCTGGCGACTAAATACGGCGAGGACAAACTCTCGATTTTTCTAGATAGGCAGTGGATTGAGGACTTCTCCACAACTGCGCCGACGGGGAGAGATAGATCTCTCGCCACGTTTGTGGCAGACATAAGGGAATACTTCAACGTGCTGGTCGCCATCAGGGCGAGGATATGGGGGCTCGCCGAGGAGCTGGACGAGCTGGCAGTTGGAGCCCCGACCCCCCTCGTCACATCGGCGGTAAAGGACCCACCAGCCAAGTTTCTGGAAAACGCAGGCGGAACGCCGTGGGGCAAGGTCCTCCTCGATATGGTCGCCGAGGCGCCGACGCTGGAGAACATATCTATAGCTATGGACAATATATACCCAGCGTATGTGAAAAAGCTTTCAGATATATACACGGCGAGGTACTCCGAGTTCTCCCTCGGCGCTCTGGCGGCCCACCTGGAGTACATGAGGGCGGAGGTTATGACCCTCGTCAGAGCCGCCGCGTTGCTGGCAGAGGGGGTACCAACAGAAAAAAGAAGAAAAGTGTTTGAACCTCTCGCGAGGACTTAA
- a CDS encoding H+transporting two-sector ATPase subunit C, whose amino-acid sequence MNAKALSAIVLMAMLAMAQTTHTGGEKYLGAGIAAGLAGLGAGIALGLAGAAAMSALVERPQERIWYLIYLALAEAVAIYGLLIGLLVFTA is encoded by the coding sequence ATGAACGCCAAAGCGCTATCTGCAATTGTGTTAATGGCGATGTTGGCAATGGCACAGACAACACACACAGGAGGCGAAAAATACTTGGGGGCTGGCATCGCCGCCGGCCTCGCTGGTCTTGGCGCCGGGATAGCCTTAGGCCTTGCGGGTGCCGCCGCCATGTCGGCGCTGGTCGAGAGGCCGCAGGAAAGGATCTGGTACTTGATATATCTGGCGCTGGCTGAGGCTGTGGCGATCTACGGCCTGTTGATTGGCCTGTTGGTGTTTACGGCTTAA
- a CDS encoding V-type ATP synthase subunit D: MAFRPPPSRLELIRLRRQLVLFQRMKKTLEDARNSTIQRIRALIPDLERLRREIADGFVEVATNFKIAIAKTGIDRVENIAELTPKTVKVELVNRGTHTGLEVSNYVTYPTYSLATEAAELDVALVKMRELLKKLVEFAEKETLFYTLLRRVREYQRMINSIDYVIIPRIRENMQYIRLALEEGEREEFIRRKIITSRI; the protein is encoded by the coding sequence GTGGCGTTTAGACCACCCCCATCCAGGCTGGAGCTGATAAGGCTTAGGCGGCAGCTGGTGCTTTTCCAGAGAATGAAAAAAACCCTGGAGGACGCGCGCAACTCCACAATACAGAGGATCAGAGCCCTCATACCCGACCTAGAAAGGCTGAGGCGGGAGATAGCCGACGGGTTCGTCGAGGTAGCAACCAACTTCAAAATCGCGATAGCCAAGACCGGCATCGACAGGGTAGAAAACATAGCGGAGCTCACCCCCAAAACCGTAAAGGTAGAGCTGGTAAACAGGGGGACGCACACCGGCCTCGAGGTCAGCAACTACGTGACCTACCCCACCTACAGCCTCGCCACGGAGGCCGCGGAGCTCGACGTAGCCCTCGTGAAGATGAGAGAGCTCCTCAAGAAGCTTGTGGAGTTCGCAGAAAAGGAGACGCTCTTCTACACCCTCCTGAGGAGGGTTAGGGAGTACCAGAGGATGATAAACAGCATAGACTACGTGATAATCCCACGCATAAGAGAAAACATGCAGTACATAAGGCTGGCGCTTGAGGAAGGCGAAAGAGAGGAGTTCATAAGGAGAAAGATAATAACATCACGTATATAA
- a CDS encoding GTPase — protein MKETWRLVRRVVEDGDVVLEVLDARDPLATRSEEVEELADRLGKRLLVVLNKADLVERGLLEEWRRYFEGLGRAVVYISAKYRLGTRRLITAIRYLAPRIPATVVVVGYPNVGKSTIINYLKGRHVAPTSPKPGWTRGEQLVRAKSWLLVLDTPGIVRATTTGDLALDVVRGLVDPGTVDDPVPYAYALLKRVLSYNPDALREAYGVNCGLEEALEEIGRAKKRLLRGGRVNVEEAARIVLRDWVLGRLRYAAPPPKQI, from the coding sequence GTGAAGGAGACCTGGAGACTCGTGAGGAGGGTTGTGGAGGACGGCGATGTGGTTTTGGAGGTCCTAGACGCCAGAGACCCCCTGGCCACAAGGAGCGAGGAGGTGGAGGAGCTTGCGGATAGGCTCGGCAAGAGGCTTCTCGTCGTGTTGAACAAGGCCGACTTGGTGGAGAGGGGGCTTCTCGAGGAGTGGAGGAGGTATTTCGAGGGTCTGGGGAGGGCTGTGGTGTACATCAGCGCCAAGTATAGGCTGGGCACCCGGAGGCTGATCACCGCCATCAGGTACCTGGCCCCTAGGATCCCCGCCACCGTGGTGGTGGTGGGCTACCCCAACGTCGGCAAGTCCACAATTATCAACTACCTCAAGGGGCGGCATGTGGCGCCCACCAGCCCGAAGCCCGGCTGGACTAGGGGCGAGCAACTCGTGAGGGCTAAGAGCTGGCTCTTGGTGCTGGACACGCCGGGCATCGTGAGGGCTACAACCACGGGGGACCTAGCGCTTGACGTAGTTAGGGGGTTGGTGGATCCCGGCACCGTGGACGACCCAGTGCCGTACGCATACGCTCTGCTCAAGCGCGTGTTGAGCTACAACCCGGACGCCCTTAGGGAGGCCTACGGCGTTAACTGCGGCTTGGAGGAGGCGCTGGAGGAGATCGGGCGAGCTAAGAAGAGGCTTCTGAGGGGGGGTAGGGTGAACGTGGAGGAGGCGGCGCGTATCGTGTTGAGAGACTGGGTGCTCGGGAGGCTGAGGTACGCGGCGCCTCCGCCTAAACAGATATAA
- a CDS encoding restriction endonuclease, with translation MAGLEAAVKRYLAGDRSALEVLRDAGFLDGREPSTRGYVLYKALKLGIDVSSYARYLDWREFEEFIRHVFSEFGYMVASNVRLSCGRGAEFDVVAWSREVAFVAEAKRWKGGRWSEVARRHLEKVRRCLTKLQAFAPSVVPLVVTSTEAAAISDGVPIVPIGKIGNFLASFHDLKDQIAVLK, from the coding sequence GTGGCGGGCCTAGAGGCGGCGGTGAAGAGATATCTCGCCGGGGACAGATCTGCCTTGGAGGTGCTGAGGGACGCCGGCTTCCTCGACGGGCGGGAGCCCTCCACAAGGGGGTACGTCCTCTACAAGGCGCTGAAGTTGGGCATAGACGTCTCCAGCTACGCCAGGTACCTAGACTGGAGGGAGTTCGAGGAGTTTATACGCCACGTCTTCTCGGAGTTTGGATACATGGTGGCGTCAAACGTCAGGCTGAGCTGCGGCAGAGGCGCCGAGTTCGACGTGGTTGCGTGGAGCCGGGAGGTGGCCTTCGTGGCGGAGGCCAAGAGGTGGAAAGGCGGCCGCTGGAGCGAGGTGGCTCGTAGACACCTAGAAAAGGTCAGGAGGTGCCTCACAAAGCTACAGGCCTTTGCCCCCTCTGTTGTACCGCTTGTAGTAACCTCTACGGAAGCCGCCGCTATTTCGGACGGCGTTCCTATTGTGCCTATTGGAAAAATTGGGAATTTTCTCGCCTCGTTTCACGACCTCAAGGATCAGATCGCTGTACTTAAGTAG